From a region of the Acinetobacter calcoaceticus genome:
- a CDS encoding YebC/PmpR family DNA-binding transcriptional regulator, whose protein sequence is MAGHSKWANIKHRKAKQDASRGKVFTKYIREIVTAARLGGGDAASNPRLRAVVEKALSVNMTRDTINRAIQRGAGGEDNDDLKEVTYEGYGVGGVAVLVETMTDNLNRTVPDVRHCFSKTNGNLGTAGSVAYLFTKRGEITFEDVSLEDKIMEVALEAGAEDIEISEDEILVITSPETFGEVQDALTAAGLKSDNAEVVMSPSTKAEITDVDQAKQILKMIDMFEDLDDVQNVYTNVEFTDEVLAQLDA, encoded by the coding sequence ATGGCGGGTCATTCTAAATGGGCCAATATTAAGCATCGTAAAGCGAAACAAGATGCAAGTCGCGGTAAAGTTTTTACTAAATATATTCGTGAAATTGTGACTGCTGCCAGACTTGGTGGTGGAGATGCTGCTAGCAACCCTCGTCTGCGTGCAGTAGTTGAAAAAGCTCTTTCAGTTAATATGACACGTGACACCATCAACCGTGCAATCCAACGTGGTGCCGGTGGTGAAGATAATGATGATTTAAAAGAAGTAACTTACGAAGGTTATGGTGTTGGCGGTGTTGCTGTTCTTGTTGAAACAATGACAGACAACTTAAACCGTACAGTACCAGATGTACGTCACTGTTTTAGTAAAACAAATGGTAACTTAGGTACAGCAGGTTCTGTCGCTTATCTATTTACTAAACGTGGTGAAATTACTTTTGAAGATGTTTCTTTAGAAGACAAAATCATGGAAGTTGCTTTAGAAGCTGGCGCTGAAGATATTGAAATTTCTGAAGATGAAATTTTGGTCATTACGTCGCCAGAAACTTTTGGTGAAGTTCAAGATGCTCTTACTGCTGCTGGTTTGAAATCTGACAACGCAGAAGTAGTCATGAGCCCATCAACAAAAGCCGAAATTACTGATGTCGACCAAGCAAAACAAATTCTTAAAATGATTGATATGTTTGAAGATCTCGATGATGTGCAAAACGTTTATACCAACGTTGAATTCACAGATGAGGTTTTGGCTCAACTTGATGCCTAA
- a CDS encoding amino acid ABC transporter ATP-binding protein — protein sequence MPMIDIQHISKWYGDFQVLTDCTTSIEKGDVVVVCGPSGSGKSTLIKTVNALEPFQQGDIIVDGVSLKDPKTDLAKFRSRVGMVFQHFELFPHMTVLENLTIAQVKVLKRSVADARAKGLKYLERVGLLAHKDKFPGQLSGGQQQRVAIARGLSMDPICMLFDEPTSALDPEMVGEVLEVMVQLAHEGMTMMCVTHEMGFAKRVSNRLIFMDEGKILEDCPTHEFFDNLDARHERAKLFLEKIQAMH from the coding sequence ATGCCAATGATAGACATCCAACATATCTCTAAATGGTATGGTGATTTTCAGGTTTTAACAGATTGCACGACGAGTATTGAAAAAGGTGATGTCGTTGTTGTTTGCGGGCCGTCTGGTTCAGGAAAATCAACACTCATTAAAACAGTAAATGCGTTAGAACCATTTCAACAAGGCGATATTATTGTTGATGGCGTTTCTCTGAAGGATCCAAAAACGGATCTTGCTAAATTCCGTTCACGAGTGGGAATGGTCTTTCAACACTTTGAACTTTTTCCACACATGACCGTTTTGGAAAATTTAACAATTGCTCAAGTTAAAGTGTTAAAGCGTTCAGTTGCCGATGCTCGTGCAAAAGGTCTGAAATATCTAGAGCGTGTAGGTTTGCTTGCACATAAAGATAAGTTTCCGGGGCAATTGTCTGGTGGACAGCAGCAACGTGTAGCGATTGCACGTGGCTTGTCCATGGACCCAATCTGTATGTTGTTTGATGAACCAACTTCTGCACTTGACCCAGAAATGGTCGGTGAAGTACTCGAAGTAATGGTGCAGCTTGCACATGAAGGTATGACCATGATGTGTGTTACACATGAAATGGGCTTCGCTAAAAGAGTATCTAACCGTTTAATTTTTATGGATGAAGGTAAGATTTTAGAAGATTGCCCAACGCATGAGTTTTTTGATAATTTAGATGCTCGTCACGAGCGCGCTAAACTTTTCTTAGAAAAAATTCAAGCCATGCACTAA
- a CDS encoding glutathione S-transferase family protein: MRVLYQFPLSHYCEKARWLLDHKELDYVAHNLIPGFHRAFAQLKTGQNLLPILKDDHQWIAESTKIALYLDDTYPEHVLLRRDEQLRQQTLKIDSLADELGIHVRRWALAHNLAQGDHALEIMMGEQGYLRQFEKISKPFLKTLVKKNYKLEEELVSQSKERMDELINELNQYLIENQARYMVGDRLSLADISVCSMLAPLLEVKGTPWEREEAEEVSTEWGNYQKYLLDLPLGQYVLRIYQTERNARVDWRGI, encoded by the coding sequence ATGCGGGTTTTGTATCAGTTTCCTTTGTCCCATTATTGTGAAAAAGCTCGCTGGTTGTTAGACCATAAAGAACTTGATTATGTGGCTCATAACTTGATTCCTGGGTTTCATCGTGCTTTCGCACAACTCAAAACGGGACAAAATTTACTGCCAATTTTGAAAGATGATCATCAATGGATCGCTGAATCAACCAAAATTGCACTTTATCTGGATGATACCTACCCAGAACACGTGCTTTTACGCCGTGATGAGCAACTTAGACAACAAACCCTTAAAATTGATAGTTTGGCTGATGAGCTAGGTATACATGTGCGCCGTTGGGCATTAGCACATAATTTAGCCCAAGGGGACCATGCTTTAGAAATTATGATGGGTGAACAAGGTTATTTACGGCAATTTGAAAAAATATCAAAACCTTTCCTTAAGACTTTAGTTAAGAAGAACTATAAGCTTGAAGAGGAGTTAGTGAGCCAGTCCAAAGAGCGTATGGACGAACTTATAAATGAACTAAACCAATATCTAATAGAAAATCAAGCACGCTATATGGTCGGAGATCGATTAAGTCTTGCCGATATTTCTGTCTGTTCAATGCTTGCACCACTTTTAGAGGTAAAAGGTACGCCGTGGGAGCGAGAAGAGGCAGAAGAAGTTTCTACAGAATGGGGTAATTATCAAAAATATTTACTTGATTTACCTCTAGGGCAATATGTTTTAAGAATATATCAAACTGAAAGAAATGCTCGCGTAGATTGGCGAGGAATTTAA
- a CDS encoding Lrp/AsnC family transcriptional regulator → MELDRFDKQILEILSHEDLNLNELSERINLSVSSVHRRIKHLIEANVMGQLKREINFSKLGFTLHILLQVSLSKHDTETFDKFLSEIEAIPEVTNAFLVTGQSADFILELVARNMDDYSEILLRRIGKIDNVVALHSSFVIKKYNVFNCYNLLNKL, encoded by the coding sequence ATGGAGTTGGATCGTTTTGATAAACAAATTCTAGAAATTTTGTCTCATGAAGACTTAAATTTGAATGAACTTTCAGAACGGATCAATCTGTCAGTCAGTTCTGTGCATCGCCGGATTAAGCACCTGATTGAAGCCAACGTTATGGGACAGCTCAAAAGGGAAATTAATTTTAGTAAACTCGGCTTTACCTTGCACATCTTATTGCAAGTTTCATTGAGTAAGCATGACACTGAAACATTTGATAAGTTCCTTTCCGAAATAGAAGCAATTCCTGAAGTGACCAATGCATTTCTAGTGACAGGGCAAAGTGCCGATTTTATTTTGGAACTTGTAGCACGTAACATGGATGATTACAGTGAAATTTTATTAAGACGTATTGGAAAAATTGACAATGTGGTTGCGTTGCATTCCAGCTTTGTTATTAAAAAATATAATGTTTTTAACTGCTATAACTTATTAAATAAACTATAA
- a CDS encoding 1-acyl-sn-glycerol-3-phosphate acyltransferase, which yields MKKFLGNSIFKAAGWTYNVDPKILEKKQVIIGFEHTSNLDAVLSIALFQILDIKIHTLIKKELFKGPLKPILEKLGGIPVDRKASKDIVSQMVEQFQNHETFNLVIAPEATRAKDGSERKAIRTGFWHIAKAANVPIVLMYANARSKQGGILGKIYPTDLQKDLETIKELYAQFDIDVKIN from the coding sequence ATGAAAAAATTTCTAGGTAACTCTATCTTTAAAGCTGCTGGTTGGACCTATAATGTAGATCCCAAAATTCTTGAAAAAAAACAAGTTATTATTGGCTTTGAACATACCTCAAATCTAGACGCAGTGCTATCTATTGCTCTCTTCCAAATTTTAGATATTAAGATTCATACTTTAATAAAGAAAGAACTTTTTAAAGGTCCCCTTAAGCCAATTTTAGAAAAACTTGGTGGCATTCCCGTTGACCGTAAAGCAAGTAAAGATATTGTTTCTCAAATGGTTGAACAATTTCAAAATCATGAAACATTTAACTTGGTGATTGCTCCGGAAGCTACTCGTGCGAAAGATGGTTCTGAACGTAAAGCTATCCGTACAGGTTTTTGGCATATTGCTAAAGCAGCTAATGTTCCTATTGTACTTATGTATGCCAACGCACGAAGCAAACAAGGCGGAATTCTAGGCAAAATTTACCCAACAGACTTACAAAAAGATTTGGAAACCATTAAAGAGCTATATGCGCAATTTGACATAGACGTCAAAATTAACTAA
- a CDS encoding DcaP family trimeric outer membrane transporter, with protein MNKIKTLVLAMSTLGVTSITMPLHAATDAEVNALRNEVNDLKQLVQKLSDQQKAALSVSAPPAPPATPATSTSPLSKPGWMAMADGQTQVKLYGNVRVDATYDFKGSNGSISNGANYPLNKDDPRQDSLNVSAATSRIGLDITRPTQYGDLTGKIEADFMGGNGDNGNGTFRVRHAYMSLGKWLAGQTTSPFVNTDTSPETLDFTGAVGTGTTRTVQVRYTQPINAQQKILVALEGGDVEKVSNAAGGSRFPALTTRYDFKTGDNKGLLQLHGLAHENRVAPKDGTSEEKFGWGVGVGGKYDLTPQDSLVANYYHVKGDGRYLSYSNSAYAYDTTTQDINLGEFDSAVIGYQRKWSPILRSTFAIGGIQYKDDSVYANSNLTSTSYNKEIYNALVNLIWNPVKNIDLGAEYTYGQRETFAGDKGDYSRVNLLAKYNF; from the coding sequence GTGAATAAGATCAAAACATTAGTATTGGCAATGAGTACTTTAGGCGTAACTAGCATAACAATGCCTTTGCATGCCGCCACAGATGCTGAAGTTAATGCATTACGTAATGAAGTAAATGATTTAAAACAACTGGTCCAGAAACTATCTGATCAACAAAAAGCAGCTTTGTCAGTCAGTGCTCCACCAGCACCTCCTGCAACACCAGCTACGTCTACCTCTCCTCTATCAAAACCGGGTTGGATGGCAATGGCAGATGGGCAAACCCAAGTTAAGCTTTATGGGAATGTCCGTGTAGATGCAACCTATGACTTTAAAGGATCAAATGGTAGCATTTCAAATGGCGCCAACTACCCTTTAAATAAAGATGACCCAAGACAAGATTCTTTAAATGTATCTGCGGCAACCTCACGAATTGGCTTAGATATTACTCGACCTACTCAATACGGAGATTTAACGGGTAAAATTGAAGCCGATTTCATGGGTGGAAATGGAGATAATGGCAATGGAACCTTCCGTGTTCGCCATGCCTATATGTCTTTAGGTAAATGGTTAGCAGGTCAAACCACTTCACCTTTTGTAAATACAGATACATCGCCAGAAACTCTAGATTTCACTGGAGCTGTTGGTACAGGCACTACGCGTACAGTACAAGTTCGTTACACTCAGCCAATTAATGCACAACAGAAAATATTAGTTGCTTTAGAAGGTGGTGATGTTGAAAAAGTGAGTAATGCTGCTGGTGGAAGTCGCTTCCCTGCTCTCACAACCCGATATGATTTCAAAACTGGAGATAATAAAGGCCTATTACAATTACATGGTCTTGCACATGAAAACCGAGTAGCACCGAAAGATGGCACTTCTGAAGAAAAATTTGGTTGGGGTGTAGGCGTTGGCGGTAAATATGATTTAACTCCTCAAGATAGCTTGGTGGCTAATTATTATCATGTTAAAGGAGATGGCCGTTATTTATCTTATAGTAATTCTGCTTATGCCTATGACACAACAACACAGGATATTAATTTAGGTGAATTTGATAGTGCCGTGATTGGATATCAACGAAAATGGAGTCCTATTCTTCGTTCTACTTTTGCAATAGGCGGTATCCAATATAAAGATGATAGCGTTTACGCAAATAGCAATTTAACCAGTACCAGTTATAACAAAGAAATTTATAATGCCTTAGTCAATTTAATCTGGAATCCAGTTAAAAATATTGATTTAGGTGCAGAATATACTTATGGTCAGCGAGAAACTTTCGCAGGCGATAAGGGTGATTACTCGCGTGTCAATTTATTAGCAAAATATAATTTCTAA
- a CDS encoding TetR/AcrR family transcriptional regulator, giving the protein MSKKEDIINTALNLFNQIGYNATGVDRIIAESNVAKMTFYKYFPSKEKLIMECLQHRNLNIQNSINEQLNLRQDANPLEKIQIIFNWYIEWINSETFNGCLFKKAFIEVSKQYTSIREPFYEYTKWLTHLLQEQLTKLGIENPTPLTHIIISIIDGMIIDGTTDKTLINPEKIWQYIEYLIHEEIPQQVS; this is encoded by the coding sequence ATGTCAAAAAAAGAAGATATTATAAATACTGCTTTAAATTTATTTAATCAGATTGGCTACAATGCAACAGGTGTTGATCGTATTATTGCTGAATCTAACGTTGCAAAAATGACATTTTATAAATATTTCCCTTCAAAGGAAAAATTAATTATGGAGTGTTTGCAGCATCGAAATTTAAATATTCAAAATTCAATTAATGAACAACTAAATTTACGTCAAGATGCTAACCCACTTGAGAAAATTCAAATTATCTTTAATTGGTATATTGAATGGATCAATAGTGAAACATTTAATGGATGTTTATTTAAAAAAGCATTTATTGAAGTATCTAAACAATATACTTCAATTCGTGAACCATTTTACGAGTATACGAAGTGGTTAACTCATTTACTGCAAGAACAGCTCACTAAATTAGGTATAGAAAACCCTACTCCACTTACTCACATCATTATTTCTATTATTGATGGGATGATTATTGATGGAACAACAGATAAAACGCTTATTAACCCTGAAAAAATTTGGCAATATATTGAATATTTAATTCATGAAGAGATACCTCAGCAGGTCTCTTAA
- a CDS encoding amino acid ABC transporter permease — MSVGSLNWTIFCAESNEYGVDKAAWAESVCKAIGSTSYNAYSEAPTWLQMLGSGVFTMVWTAVIAFLIAFLLGSLLGVIRTLPNKPLAFIGNCYVEIFRNIPLIVQLFFWAFVFPEFLPDSLSAGSGDVVAGGWWKNILNQQPAVIGVFALGLYTAARVSEHIRAGINTVSTGQKFAASAVGFTTAQSYRYVILPVAYRTVWPTITSEAMNVFKNSAVLYALSVLNFFAYTKTMREETSQDIIILILSTPVYLIITYSIKFIMAWIEKRMAVPGLGSGGK; from the coding sequence ATGTCAGTCGGCTCACTAAACTGGACTATATTCTGTGCGGAGTCTAATGAATATGGTGTCGATAAAGCCGCATGGGCAGAATCAGTCTGTAAAGCGATTGGTAGCACAAGCTACAATGCTTATTCAGAAGCGCCCACATGGTTACAAATGTTAGGCTCAGGCGTCTTTACTATGGTTTGGACAGCGGTTATAGCCTTTCTTATCGCATTTTTATTAGGTTCTCTCCTTGGGGTAATTCGTACGTTACCCAACAAACCTCTCGCATTTATTGGCAATTGTTACGTTGAAATCTTCCGTAATATTCCGCTTATTGTGCAGCTATTTTTCTGGGCTTTTGTTTTTCCGGAATTTTTACCAGATAGCTTAAGCGCTGGTAGTGGGGATGTAGTTGCAGGTGGATGGTGGAAAAACATTCTGAATCAGCAACCCGCTGTTATTGGTGTTTTTGCATTAGGTCTCTACACTGCTGCACGTGTATCTGAACATATACGTGCCGGAATTAATACCGTTTCAACAGGACAAAAATTTGCTGCTTCCGCAGTAGGCTTTACCACTGCACAAAGCTATCGTTATGTCATTTTACCTGTTGCATATCGTACTGTGTGGCCAACGATTACTTCTGAAGCAATGAACGTTTTCAAAAACTCGGCTGTTTTATATGCTCTGAGTGTCTTGAACTTCTTCGCTTATACAAAAACTATGCGGGAAGAAACTTCTCAGGACATCATTATTCTTATTCTCTCTACACCTGTTTATTTAATTATTACTTATAGCATTAAATTTATCATGGCATGGATTGAGAAACGAATGGCTGTACCTGGCTTAGGTTCGGGAGGGAAGTAA
- a CDS encoding amino acid ABC transporter permease, whose translation MDFSLLQNPDVIAALKEGFVFTLTVTVLAMMGGILIGTPLAMMRLSSNAIASNFAKFYVDLFRGIPLIQVIFIFYFLLPKIFEFQSDTYWGPLFSSVVTFAIFEAAFFSEIVRSGIQSISRGQVNAGYALGFTYGQSMRYVVLPQAFRNMLPVLLTQTIILFQDISLVYVISAPDFLGRADTLANTYGPETKATFYLIVAVVYFCSSFVLSQLVKRLQQKIAIIR comes from the coding sequence ATGGATTTTTCTTTATTACAGAATCCTGATGTGATCGCGGCACTCAAAGAAGGTTTCGTTTTTACCCTTACTGTGACTGTATTGGCGATGATGGGTGGTATCCTGATCGGAACCCCATTGGCAATGATGCGTTTGTCTAGCAATGCCATCGCAAGTAATTTCGCAAAATTTTATGTCGATCTGTTTCGTGGTATTCCATTGATTCAGGTCATCTTTATTTTCTACTTTTTGTTGCCGAAAATATTTGAGTTTCAATCTGATACATATTGGGGACCATTGTTTTCGAGTGTTGTGACTTTTGCTATTTTTGAGGCTGCATTTTTCTCGGAAATTGTACGTTCAGGCATTCAGTCTATTTCAAGAGGTCAGGTAAATGCAGGTTACGCGTTAGGTTTTACCTATGGTCAATCAATGCGCTACGTGGTTTTACCTCAAGCTTTTCGTAACATGCTCCCAGTATTATTAACTCAAACAATTATTTTATTTCAGGATATCTCATTAGTTTATGTAATTAGTGCCCCAGACTTTTTAGGTCGTGCAGATACATTGGCTAATACTTATGGTCCTGAAACGAAAGCAACATTCTATTTAATCGTCGCTGTAGTGTACTTCTGTAGCTCGTTTGTGCTGTCGCAATTAGTCAAACGCTTACAGCAAAAAATTGCCATCATTCGCTAA
- a CDS encoding amino acid ABC transporter substrate-binding protein, translating into MKRSATSLIVSTFMLCTVGATSQIQAADTLAKIKSTGKIVIGHRESSDPISYVVAGKPVGYAVDICNQFANDIKKELKMPGLKVEYKAVTSSTRIPELLAGNIDMECGTTTNSKQRQQQVGFSTNYYATEVRMAVKATSGIKGLGDLNGKAVVTTQGTTSDKYIKMNEKGQAINVQNIYGKDHADSFAMMASGRAAAFVMDDNILAGLVAKSSTPKSFAIVGPVLSSEPYGIMVAKDDPKFKAIADRTVNNLWKTGQMDALYKKWFLSPIPPKNTNLNMPQSSSYKKLKARPTDAGI; encoded by the coding sequence ATGAAACGTTCTGCAACCTCTCTCATTGTTTCAACATTCATGCTTTGTACGGTTGGTGCTACTTCTCAAATTCAGGCAGCAGATACATTAGCTAAAATTAAAAGTACCGGAAAAATCGTAATTGGCCACCGAGAATCCTCTGACCCAATTTCATATGTTGTTGCAGGTAAACCAGTAGGTTATGCAGTCGATATCTGTAACCAGTTTGCAAATGACATTAAAAAAGAATTGAAAATGCCTGGGCTAAAAGTTGAATACAAGGCAGTAACTTCATCAACACGTATTCCTGAACTTTTAGCAGGTAATATTGATATGGAGTGCGGTACAACTACTAACTCTAAACAACGTCAGCAACAAGTTGGCTTTTCAACGAACTACTATGCAACTGAAGTACGTATGGCAGTTAAAGCGACTTCTGGCATTAAAGGTTTGGGAGATTTAAACGGTAAGGCCGTTGTTACAACTCAAGGTACAACATCTGATAAATACATTAAGATGAATGAAAAAGGTCAAGCGATCAATGTTCAAAATATCTATGGTAAAGATCATGCAGATTCTTTTGCCATGATGGCATCAGGTCGTGCGGCTGCATTTGTAATGGATGATAATATTTTAGCGGGCTTAGTTGCCAAGTCTTCAACCCCTAAATCTTTTGCAATTGTTGGTCCAGTACTTTCATCAGAACCATACGGAATTATGGTTGCTAAAGATGATCCGAAATTTAAAGCTATCGCTGACCGCACTGTAAATAATTTATGGAAAACCGGACAAATGGACGCTTTATATAAAAAGTGGTTCTTGTCACCAATTCCACCAAAAAATACAAATTTGAACATGCCACAAAGTTCATCTTATAAAAAATTAAAAGCTCGTCCAACAGATGCAGGGATCTAA
- a CDS encoding SfnB family sulfur acquisition oxidoreductase: MTAIQGVIMSNSLSKTTAYVQVIQNDQQAINAAYQVADYALEGRNTRDQQRLLPHEQIESFSQKGLGGIRIAKKYGGAFVSNKTLAQVFRILSKGDANVGQIPQNQISLLNLIEIMGTEQQKQFIFSEILAGKRLANGGPERNTHDSKTLETTLKIENGKYILNGEKFYSTGTSFAHWLAIKAVHPEGHVVLVIVNRDTQGIEVINDWNGFGQRTTASGTVKLNDVEVNPELIFDERLLTQAPTYRGAYSQLLQVAIDVGIAEAAFEDTLSTIHKARPIIDAKVEKASFEHYTLQEVGKLNILLDAAILLLDEAAEYLDELDQLQNVTDEQTAKASILVAEAKVYANDAALQISEKLLELGGSRSSLSQHNLDQHWRNARVHTLHDPVRWKLHAIGNYYLNGHFPARHAWI; this comes from the coding sequence GTGACAGCAATACAAGGTGTCATTATGTCTAATTCTCTATCTAAAACGACGGCATACGTCCAAGTCATTCAAAATGATCAACAAGCCATTAATGCCGCTTATCAAGTGGCGGATTATGCTTTAGAGGGTCGGAATACACGTGATCAACAACGCTTATTACCTCATGAGCAAATCGAAAGCTTTAGCCAAAAAGGCTTAGGCGGAATCCGAATTGCAAAAAAATATGGCGGAGCTTTTGTTTCAAATAAAACCTTGGCACAAGTTTTCCGTATTTTAAGTAAAGGCGATGCGAATGTTGGTCAGATTCCACAAAATCAGATTAGCCTTTTAAACCTGATCGAAATTATGGGTACAGAACAACAAAAACAATTTATCTTTTCAGAAATATTAGCAGGAAAACGTCTTGCTAACGGTGGCCCAGAACGTAATACACATGACTCAAAAACTTTAGAAACCACACTTAAAATTGAAAATGGCAAATATATTTTAAATGGCGAAAAATTTTATTCGACTGGAACAAGTTTTGCTCACTGGCTTGCAATTAAGGCTGTTCATCCTGAAGGCCATGTCGTTTTAGTGATTGTGAATCGAGATACTCAAGGCATTGAAGTTATTAATGACTGGAATGGCTTTGGCCAACGTACAACTGCGAGCGGTACAGTTAAATTAAATGATGTTGAAGTTAATCCTGAACTTATTTTTGATGAACGCTTATTAACACAAGCCCCAACCTATCGCGGTGCTTACTCACAATTATTACAGGTTGCCATTGATGTAGGCATTGCAGAAGCCGCTTTTGAAGATACTTTATCAACCATTCATAAAGCACGCCCGATTATTGATGCAAAAGTTGAAAAAGCCAGTTTTGAACATTACACCCTGCAAGAGGTGGGTAAGTTAAATATTCTGCTCGATGCTGCAATTTTATTGCTTGACGAAGCTGCTGAATATTTAGATGAACTTGACCAACTTCAAAATGTGACTGATGAACAAACAGCAAAAGCATCTATTTTAGTTGCTGAAGCGAAAGTCTATGCCAATGATGCTGCTCTACAAATCTCTGAAAAATTACTGGAACTTGGGGGAAGTCGCTCAAGTTTAAGCCAGCACAATTTAGATCAACATTGGCGAAATGCCCGTGTGCATACGTTACACGACCCTGTTCGCTGGAAATTACATGCCATTGGCAATTATTACCTGAATGGTCATTTCCCTGCCCGACACGCGTGGATTTAA
- a CDS encoding iron-containing redox enzyme family protein, with protein sequence MPKKFENFNNPRKKALAGMKQSISAELWEKNSDFLTQLRTKIAKHAVSHHPAIDILNNGKINKENLKKIHLEYRHAIVQTFTDALLMAQFQTKQLEPRLHAGAKMFPRFLLSLNIFDEFGFRPGLDKDGYYQGNPEYAHYPLFEDVLNDFGITEEDRLTYQPSDIADQVRVFLENAYHDYKAVSALLAVAEEEVILYSPPLRKATKAVGLEVEGGGYYHVHGISEDESAEAADDDHEEDLWYVLMQACTEEDYNYIEKICLEYCDLWEKFWDTQLEHSETMRKQILA encoded by the coding sequence ATGCCTAAGAAATTTGAGAATTTTAATAATCCTAGAAAGAAAGCTCTCGCAGGGATGAAGCAAAGCATTTCAGCCGAACTATGGGAAAAAAATTCAGACTTTTTGACCCAATTAAGAACAAAAATTGCTAAACATGCTGTGTCACATCATCCTGCAATTGATATTTTAAATAACGGAAAAATTAATAAAGAAAATTTAAAAAAAATTCACTTAGAATATCGTCATGCAATTGTACAAACTTTTACTGATGCACTGCTCATGGCCCAATTTCAAACTAAACAATTAGAGCCAAGGTTGCATGCTGGCGCAAAAATGTTTCCACGTTTTCTTTTAAGTCTAAATATCTTTGATGAGTTTGGGTTTCGACCAGGTTTAGACAAAGATGGTTATTATCAGGGAAACCCAGAATATGCCCATTATCCTTTATTTGAAGATGTATTAAATGATTTTGGTATTACAGAAGAAGATCGTTTGACTTATCAACCAAGTGATATTGCAGATCAAGTTAGAGTGTTTTTAGAAAATGCTTATCATGACTATAAAGCTGTTTCAGCCTTATTAGCAGTCGCGGAAGAAGAGGTCATCCTTTACAGTCCACCTTTACGTAAAGCAACTAAAGCCGTAGGTTTGGAGGTGGAGGGTGGTGGTTATTATCATGTACATGGTATTTCTGAAGATGAGAGTGCCGAAGCCGCGGATGATGATCATGAAGAAGACTTGTGGTATGTCTTGATGCAAGCTTGTACAGAAGAAGATTATAACTATATTGAAAAGATATGCTTAGAGTATTGTGATTTATGGGAAAAGTTCTGGGATACTCAATTAGAGCATTCGGAAACTATGCGGAAACAAATCTTAGCCTAA